In a genomic window of Prosthecochloris marina:
- a CDS encoding NADH:ubiquinone reductase (Na(+)-transporting) subunit D, whose amino-acid sequence MAIKKTLDTFAGPLSRSNPITTQVLGICSALAVTVKMDTALVMSGALIFVLVGSNVIVSALRDVIPSRVRIIVMLTVIATLVIFIDELLKAYLYDISKQLSIFVGLIITNCIVLGRAEAFALKNTMWESSLDGLGNAMGYGLILLFVSAARELFGSGSLLGFQVIPDFLYVENGGWYVNNGLMLLAPGAFIILGLLIWLQRTVNGYTEE is encoded by the coding sequence ATGGCGATAAAGAAAACACTCGATACGTTTGCAGGACCCTTGAGCCGAAGCAACCCTATTACGACCCAGGTTCTCGGGATATGTTCGGCTCTTGCCGTTACGGTTAAAATGGATACGGCACTGGTGATGTCCGGTGCTCTCATTTTTGTGTTGGTAGGTTCGAATGTGATTGTATCGGCGTTGCGGGATGTGATTCCCTCCAGGGTCAGGATTATCGTTATGCTCACTGTTATTGCAACCCTCGTCATTTTTATCGATGAACTTCTCAAAGCCTACCTTTACGATATCAGCAAGCAGCTGAGTATTTTTGTCGGTCTGATTATCACCAACTGTATCGTTCTGGGCAGGGCCGAGGCCTTTGCTTTGAAAAACACCATGTGGGAGTCGTCTCTTGACGGCCTCGGTAACGCCATGGGGTATGGCTTGATTCTTCTCTTTGTATCGGCAGCAAGAGAACTCTTCGGGAGCGGCTCACTGCTTGGTTTTCAGGTTATTCCGGACTTTCTGTATGTCGAGAACGGAGGGTGGTATGTGAACAACGGTCTTATGTTACTTGCACCTGGAGCCTTTATTATTCTCGGTCTGCTTATCTGGCTGCAAAGAACAGTAAACGGTTATACGGAGGAATAG
- a CDS encoding FMN-binding protein has protein sequence MRSSNSYTYFFVIVMAIISALLLSVMKINLQERQGFNKALDTRKNVLKTVGALSPEMSDSDVEELYMSKFTKQTFLDGSGGEREFYTYGSPERPEGYVFPVSGKGVWSTINGFIALEPDKNTIKGISFYDHGETPGLGGEIEKDFFARRFVGKKIFKDGELVSVTIAKNKLLEQSEHAVDGLSGASLTTGSINRFLRDDLTEYLPLLRESAEEEALWR, from the coding sequence ATGCGAAGCAGTAACAGCTATACATATTTTTTCGTTATAGTGATGGCCATTATTTCCGCGCTGCTGCTCTCCGTCATGAAAATAAATTTGCAGGAACGGCAGGGATTCAACAAGGCGTTGGATACCAGGAAGAATGTCCTGAAGACCGTTGGGGCTCTCAGTCCCGAAATGAGCGACAGTGATGTTGAAGAGCTCTACATGTCGAAATTTACCAAACAAACCTTTCTCGACGGGAGTGGAGGCGAGAGGGAGTTTTACACCTATGGTTCACCGGAGCGTCCCGAGGGTTATGTGTTTCCGGTATCGGGAAAAGGAGTCTGGTCGACAATAAACGGCTTTATAGCGCTTGAGCCGGACAAGAACACCATAAAGGGGATATCGTTTTATGATCATGGGGAAACGCCGGGTCTGGGCGGCGAGATTGAGAAGGATTTTTTTGCTCGCAGGTTTGTCGGCAAGAAAATCTTTAAAGACGGTGAACTGGTATCTGTGACCATTGCGAAAAACAAACTGCTCGAACAAAGCGAACATGCAGTTGACGGGTTGAGCGGTGCATCGTTGACAACCGGATCCATCAATCGTTTTTTACGTGATGATCTGACGGAGTATCTGCCGTTACTGAGAGAATCCGCTGAAGAGGAGGCGTTATGGCGATAA